The window CTGCATTTTGCCAATGCATGAAAAgtccaaataaatgttttgggACTGGCTGGAGCGCACTTTACAGGCCTGCCCTAGTGTATGCTCAAATTAATAACCAGtcctttatgtgaatgtattcTGGGTTTTTCTTTCCCCATCcgctttatacaatattatTCACGAGAGTTTCCTCAAACTGTCTGGCTAAGGTTGATGACAATACTTTATATCTACATCCGGCATTCGCAGTTTGGATGACATGTTGCTTTCTGAGATTAGTGACAGGATTCATCAAAAACACATGATTCTTGACAGATTGcgtatcttttgagtcaaacaCTGACTGTATGAAAGGTGAAGTCACAAGGgagtgtattttaaaaaataacttgatGATCGAGTAATTCCAGCCCACCGAAAAAAACCCTCTTTACTAAATTTAAACATGCTTGAGTCTTAAAAACATTGGCATATTTGGCTCCATGAAAAACCCTTCCAATGCACAAAAAGGTTCTTCCTCGGCAAACCCGCTTTTGCAACTTTTATTTATAAGAGTGTAAGAAGAGCCACATAACATACAGCTTGTCAAATATTAAAATCCTGATATGACCGCTCCAAATCATGTTCACGTTTTCCAGGCTTGCATAAATAACCCTTCTGTGCTATTTAGATACAGATCAGCTCGCTGTTGACATGTTTGAAATACCTTTTGGAGCACAACACATGTAGACACAGAATGAAGGAGTCCACTTTGTGGTATTTTGACCCAGTCGGGATAAATATGGTCAGTGGTATACTGATGCAATGTTGATGATGAATTCATTTcgtgaattaattttattattcgATTCTCAATTATTTGATTTGATCAGCATTGCACGGTTGACTTGTAGGTTTGTTATATCTCCAGGCTTGAGGAAGTCATTGTGCAATAAATGAGAAATCGGAGAAATGAGAAATCTAACACTTCGAGGTTGTATATTCACTAAAAACTTTGATCAGTTTTCACTCActgtttataattaattttttgggCTCAGTCTCTGGAACTTGGCTTTCTTGAAATATAACAAGGCCTGTTTCTTACATCGTTCATCTACATAGTAATTGCAACAGCATacatattcaaaagtttgggatcagtaagtttcttatgctcatcaaggctgtcaatttgatcaaaaactaattttgtgaaatattattataatttaaaacagctgttttctgtgtgaatatgtgttaaactgtaatttatttctgtgatgcgcagctgtattttcagcatcattactgcagtcttcagtgtcacatgatcttcagaaatcataataatatactgatttatgatcaatgttggaaacagttttgctgcttaatattttttgggacctttttcaggattctttgatcaataaaaagtttaaaagaactgtttattcaaaatataaattctgtGTTACAATGTATactacaattcaaaagtttggggtcagttaatttttctttctcttttaaaaaaaaaaaaaaaaaaaaaaaaaaaaaatttaatacttttattcagcaaggatgtgttacaTGCATAAAAACAGATAGTAAAGGCTTCTTGttggaaaagatttctattttgaataaatgctgttcttttaaactttttattcatcaaagaaccaaagaaaaaagtatcaccggttccaaaaaaatattaatcagcacaacgatttcaacactgataataaatcagcatattagaatgatttctgaaggatcatgtgacactgaagactggagtaatgatgctgaaaattcagcgctgcatcacaaaaataaattatactttaaagtatattaaaataggacaCCAATTTTAggaattgcaataatatttcaaaatattgttgtttttttctgtatttttaattcaataaataTAGCCTTGAcgagcataagagactccattataaaacagaaaaaatcatactgatcccaaacttttgaaaggcaCTTTAATACCTATGccataaatgataaaatggtAAAGAGAACCTGATTTAGAATTACAAACTACATTAGAAGACCACATAAACATCTACATCACAATTAAATGATGAAATCTAAAAGTGTGCTCATAAGCTACTTAAATTGCCTGGTTTTAATCAGATGTTGCATCAAACCCAAAagtcgtctttttttttttttaatggtcattTCATGTTGCTCCAAAAAAGCCTAAATTGCAAATAATGCTGTATTTAAATCATGCACACAACGTTCTGCAAAAATAAGCTCAGCACATCTCTACATGCAGGTACGATTGTGCTGCTTTATGCATGCAGTTTGAATGCTGCAACCtgttaatatgtgaccctggagcacgaaagcagtcataagcagcacaagtatatttgtagcaatagccaacaatacattgtatggctcaaaattataaatttttcttttatgccaaaaatcattaggatattaagtaaagattatgttccatgaagatattttgtcaatttcctactgtaaatatatcaaaactttttagattttttttttttggcaccctcagattccagatttttaaaatacagtagtcaacaaTTGAAGTATatcaaaaaaagttaataaaagttgtcctaagacaagaaagTATTTTGGtcttaggttttaggacaactttgatgaaaggttttgatccacttcaaatgttggcTACTGTAGttatatctcagccaaatattgtccgatcctaacaaaccatacatcaatggaaagcttatgtcTCCATTGATCTCCAAATCTTataaaattgacccttatgactggttttgtggtccacatATTGACTATGTTCATGAAACAAGCCTAAGAAGCACTGCATTGTCTCAGCTCTTGAAGCATTAACATCCGTCCTATGTTGCTGCAGGTCCTGAATGTGGTGAGTTATGCCTGGCCACAGCATAGGATCACATCACAAGACGCGTCCTCATAGCTCAAGCCGTTCTAGGGCTGATGGCTACAGGCAAAGCCGCACCTACTCCAGGGACAGCAGCACCAGTCAGGAGACCTTCAAGGAGAACTACAGCGAGCAACCTCGTAGCATAGACTCACAGTTCCCCCGTAAAACCCATCCTCTCTACGCCAATGGACGAGGCTCAGAAACCCTGGGCTTTATCCCAGGCTCCGCCGACTCTCCTCAAGGTACGCAAGCCTGCGGCTCATGCGCCTCTCTTGGCTGGAGTGGTTGCAAAGCTCTGCTGTGCTGCATTCTGACTTGTGGGCTTTATGGGTCTCGCAAACCTTGCTTGCCGGCCAACGAAAGCTCCACTGACAACCCTTTAAAAGCCGAGCCAGAACCGAAGAAGCCTAATGGATTGGCTCTGTCCAATCCCACGTGTGGCATAAGCCTCGAACCGAGCAAACCGAGGCAGTTGCCAAGCTCTGGCAGCTTCAGGTACGGCGACGTTTATTTTGCTGGCAAGAAAGTGGAGTACCCTGTCAACTCTGAGGCGCCTCCAAGGCGGACCAGAACGGCTGGGAAGGGCGACAACAACCAGCGTCCCATCAGCAATACCAGTATCTACTCAAGGGAGGATTTGGATCTAGACGACCTGGACGACGGCGGCACCGATATCGACTCACTGATCACTAAAAAGCTTCTAGAACTTTATAAAATGCACCAGATCGAGCAGCTTGCCAAATGCACATCCGACGTGTCCTTCTCCCGGAAAACCAACGAGATCAGCGATCTGATCAACAGCATTGCTCAGGACTACAACTTGGAGGAGCAAGAAGCGGAGTGTCGACTGGTGCACGGCGTCATACGCATCAGCACCCGCAACAAATCCTCAAAAGGTTACAAAAGCAAAGACTATAAATCGCATGATGCAATGCAGCATACTAACGGGAGGAGGGATGGAACGCTGCCCGACAGTGGGAACGAGACCATGACCTTCACCTTTAGTGATGGTAAGTAGGGCTGAAACGATTAGTCGACATTATcgattatagaaatattttgatcGTTTGATCTCATATGACCTAATAATGTAAGAGCCTGCAATAATGCGGTTTGACCAGTGTGGTGCTGAAGCGCAAAACTGTAATTCAGCCTTCTTGGATGCAATTCAAGAGAAGAAGAGCAAACGCAGCcgaatatgtaaaaatatgcgCTGCTTTGTGCTTTCCTATCAATAACGAAATAAACACGACAAAACTGACGCCGATGGGAAAGCAGCAgttaagaaagcatctgatTACAGCGCTGTAGATGTTTGCAGTTCGGTGCTCTCGTAAAGTACAGTAACGTTACGTTTCtttatatagtactttatgcaatagccttaaatcaagcagctttacatcactaAACATGAAAAACCAGAGTCAGTGTCACTTTTAGTTAGAATTCcaacttgattttctgttatAAAGCGCACTCCAGTGTGGagctagctaatgataaaatctcattattaaaaaatatttaattaaagtgatagtttggtTTGCAGAGATCAAAGCTTGAGCTAGCTCAGGACTGTTTTGATTATCATAACCCTATAAGGTATTTTAAGAGAGATTATGTTGTGAATAAAGTAGcttatccaaaaataaaacgtTTTATCGCTTaccttttattttgtttcttatcaTTCTGCCAAACATCTCCTTTTTTTAAGTCATAtggatgttgtttttttttcatattttcatgtaGCTAATTAAATCGTGAATGAGTGTCGTTTTGTGTGCCAagtatttaattgtataataattgtaattacataatatgattttcaaaagctTAAGTGATTACCTTTATTTGTTAGAATATGTATAATTCAGTATTGTAactaattgcaaaagctgaattaTCAAAGTCTACTGATTAACCAGGGAAATAATCGATGATTAGTCGATTAATtgttagattaatcgattatcaaaataatcgtttGTTGCAGTGATGGCAGATAAGAGTGTCAGTAGGACACGATGATGTTTGAATGTCTTCTGACGGTATGTCTCCTTCCCTCAAGGCGAACCCGAGGTGCTAGTATCAGAACTGACACCGTCAGATGAGCTTGCCCGAAAGATGAGAGGCCACAGTGGGAAAAGTAAGCATCTTACACTTTCTGGATGGCTTGAAGTGAAAAGATAATTTACCGCCATGTTAACCCTAACCATGGTGGAATTGCACCCCGAGGATGCCGTATTCTTTTCTCAATGCTCTATTGTAACGGTTCCATTTCCAAACGTTTTctcactcattctctactgtcgAATTGGCATTCCTGTCTTTGATCCATGCCCCCCAAAGAATAATGCCCTCACCCACCCGTCCCGTCTACGTAAACTGTAGTTGCAGGGCCTGAAGCTTCTGACAGTGAACACTGAAGCTTCTCATCTCACTTTACAAACGTTCTTGAGGGTCCTTAGCTTGCCTCCAAGCAGTTTATACAGTATTCCACCATATCGGATCACATCTACCCTTCCTCACATAATGGTGGTGCTCTCATTATGTAACTTGTCTGAAGGTCTCGCTTTTCTTGCGCTGTGGAATCTTTCCATCCGAGAGACGTGTGCAAATGTGGGGTGTCGCTTTATGAAACTCTGGACTAAAATTGTAGTTTAGTGCTATTGATTACTCGGAATTTTGCTGGTAAATAATGATGATGAAATTAACATCCAAAGCGACCATGAATAACAGATATTTTTATgcatcattttataatattgaaAAGTAGTTTTATATAAAACTATCTGACTAAATATTCGCCAGAACGAGCATCTTTTCCATTGTGgatgttctgttttgttttggcgCATTGCCGTTTACGCCTGCTGTTTTAATCCATCTCTTTGGTCCACTTTCGACCACTTTCTTTGAGGGGGGAGTCTATGGGCAGGTTTATGTATGGGCTTTTCTGAACTTGTTTTGCTAAATAAGCTTGCGCAATTTACATATGAACATGAAAGGAGACAATGGAAATCGATACAGAGAGCAGCAGCTTTCTACGCAGAATGCTGTGGGTTTGTGTTAGAATTGGGAATGGTAAGAGAAAATTgggctttttacattttttcgcCTTCAAACCAAACGTACGATTTCAGACGGCAAATTTTAAGTCCCATCTGGTTAGTGCGCTTCAACAACACGTCCCGTAAGATTTAAGAATTATGCCAGTAGGCAGAGAAGAGGTGGTCTTTTGTGGCATCTACACTACGAAATCAATCCGGTCGAATGGGGTTTCGACTATCTCTGGAAGTGGACAAGCTCAAAACCTGTtttcagtgttggggaaagttacttttaaaagtaatgcgttacaatattgcgttactccctaaaaaagtaactaattacgttactttttaaggaaagtaatgtgttgcgttactttttaaaactgggcagggcttgcttgtaaaatgactttttatattaaaaacaaaccacaaaagtgaaattaaagaAGTAATCGGATTACGTAACTTGCGTTATTATTGCTGTAATGTTTTTAGCATCGTCCACTGGTGATCGGATCGACAAAAACACATCTTAAAAGCAGGAGTAAACGGGGCTTACGTTACGAATCTCCACCCACACAGAAGTCACTGCCAAATCAAGAGTCTTGTCAAAGTTCGCCAAACAATGAAAAAATTCACATAGGGAAGTGTGAATTGTCCATTCCCATTGAAATTTTGCCGATTCTACATGACTGTACCTTATAGCACTTGCTGAATGCAGAGTTGCACTGTACAAGAGGTTTGAAGTAGTCCATAAATTGCAAAAATCAACATGTTCTTTTCCTTCACAGATTACTACTCGAGCTCAGCCACAGACTCATCAGGAGCTCCGCTACTGCGCTAACACGCCAGCTGTTCCCTCTCAATTATTACTGCCTAACTAGTGTTCATCTCTGTCCTTGTGCTCCTCTCATATTTCAGTGAAAGCAGTTATTATGCTAAGGACAGTTTGTGTTTGTCTGAATGCCCAAAGACTGCTGTTGTCCCACAGCTTCTGTCATGAGTGTAATGTTAAACAAAGGAGCCTGTTGCAAAAAAACAATGGTTTCCTACTGCCCTTGCCAGAAGCCATGTGGATTGTTACATAATGGACAAGTTTCCTGACCAAACCATTGGCATCAAAGGGTATCTAAGTATTGCTTCTAATTATACTTTTAGAGACTGTCGGTGATGTATCTAGTAAATATGCATGTATTCAGCACTGATTAATAGCAACAACGAGACTTAAACTAGTTGCTATTAATCGGACTGCTTTGCTCTAGTAGCCCATCCTTCAAGTGTTGTCTCAGATGAACaatttgtttaaatgatttaatgcaATTCAATGTTGTTTTGGGACTGTTTGCTGTCACCCACATCTGTATGGTGGAACGTCAGTTTTGAAATACTTTGTACAGATCTTTTTTTGTATTGAAATAAAAAGAGAGTTTCCtctcattttctgtttttaattcagAGTGTGTTGTTTTAGAAAACAACTGTAGTTCTCTATCAAGTATAACATATTTACACTCGTACGTGTTAACCACAGAAAATTTCTCTCTTTACCGCGTAACATTTTTCTAAGTAGATTGCATTGGTGTCCGCCTCCTCCCTCTGCTTCCCTCAGGTCACTGTGCTATGAACTTGTTTGGCTGGTTTGACAATAGAAAGGAAATCAAATCCTAGTGTTTGTTGGAGTTGTACATTGCGGAGGAGGGGCAAACTCCAGAGAAAATTCCCCTCGCAACTGTCCTCTTTTTGACTACTGTAAAAACTAGCTACTGTTTTACTAGTCACGATAATTTTGTGATATCTaccatatagttttttttatggattaatAGGAAATTACCAATCATaataatggttttatttttttaacatgagCGTGCCAGCGTTCTGTTGTCTTGCTTTTGGATTGTAAACCATTTCGGACCCAATTAATTACGTGAAATTGCATCTTTCTTAACTAATTGTTTGGTCAGAATAGCAAAAGTTCAGATGTTTATGCAATAGAAGATTGAAAATCCAAAACAACCATTTTATTTGAGATAAATTGATACTATAGTAAAAGTCATGTCATTGCAATGCGTTGAACTACCGTTTTAAATGGTTATCGTTCTAAAATGCATCATTTcatgtactatatatatatttctttaaattatgCAAGTAATAAGTATCCCAAACAGAATCCCATGGACCAAACATATAAGTAAAAAACATAGGCCAAGTAAAGAAAGTGACAATATGTGCCAAATATAGAATCAATtggacaaacaaacatatatacTGATAGCCAACATTACAAGTCCATTCTGATTAGGtactatattttttaacaaGTAGACAGTTGGCTTCAGAAACTTAATCATCACAAGAGGGCACTCTAGTACACACTATCTAGAGAGGAATCTAAAGCTGGAGCCACTGATGCAATAAAGACCAGCTATGAGTTGTTTTCATATGTATTTTTGTGTATGGTCAGTTCAGACATTATAAAATTATGTCTTTAATTTGTGTACAAATCTGTACATTGAGCGCTATTGTATagtttttgtaaagaaaatgtCCAGAAGTCCAAACTTGTACAGAGCAGTAGTATTCAGGCCATACGGAATAGCATACTACCATAATACTAATTCTGCAGTATTATTGCATAATATgtgcacattttatgtaaatatgctTTGTCCGTGCATGCTAAGACCTGTATGCAACAGGTCacactattttaaaatagaatgcAAATTGTAACagaaatatggattttttttttctccaatgatAACTGGATGCTTATCTCTAACatgcaatgcaaaaaaatgcTATTGCAGTTACAGTGTCCAGGCCAGGATTTCCAAATCGCCTGAAATGTCtgggttttgatttttttttccctttcgaGTTGCTTTCCATAATCTTTATACATTAAATTGCTTTGAACGTTCTCTGTAGATCCCTCCTTTTCAACTACTTTTCAAAAGCCAAAACCTGgacattttatgcaatttacACGTCCTGGAAAAAGAGGACGTAAGACCACCCTCTATATTTATATGCTGCTCAATGTATATCCTGACATCACAAAAGCGACTGTTTAAGCACCAAAGGAATGGAATTTGTCACAAGTCACTGGCAGAGCAATCATctgctataaaaataaatatgctggTACGTACTGttcaaacaatgcatttaccTTTGCGCCGCTGACCCTGTGTCACCATCAGACTTCCTCTGGGTACACACGTAGCAGCAAACACAACTTGTTTTATTACAATTACGCAATTTggacttctttcagaaataaaCCTCTAACACTGACAATGCACGAGGCTGCAGAAGCCAATGAGTTCTGCAGTGTGCTCTCTTGTATAAAGCTTATTTTGGCAACTGGGTCATTTGTGTATTCCATACGGTGCATGCACACTATACATATTATATACTGCAGAAATACTGTGTAGTTCATCACATTATCTATGAACAGGTTCCACATAACATGACACTTTTAACACTAAATCTACTGTTTTAGCATTTCAAATTGAACAAACTTGTTTTTGTCAAAAGTGTTGCTTGCAAAGTGTGTCAGTAAATAACATTTGCCTTGATATTTGCTTTGATgatgttttcacatttttaaacatgatttaggtgtccaaatacttttatGGAGGATGATGTACATTAGTTAAACTGTTTTAGGGTTTCTCTTGTATGCaagaaataacatcaaatgTGAGAATTGTTGTAATTATAAGTTCAGTATTCATAGAAGTGATTTAGAAGTACGACAAACACATGAGTTTTGATAATACCAAAATCTGTAAAAACAGATTTAATTGCAGTATATTTATGAACATACAAATGTTTTCCTCTAGCTTTCTCACAGAGACAATAGATCTTTTCTATAGAGTTTCATCAAGGAACACTTTCACAATCATCCCGTACAAAAAGCTACAAAGGTGCTTCCAAAAAACAAAGGCAACAATCAATAAATCACATACTCGTGACCTAAATACCATTACAAAGGTGCAGTAATTTCATTAAACTGTGTAAACAATAAAGATGTGCGAAGGTCTGTAACTTGTCAAATATTTCAAACGTAACCCTTACGCAGTGTGATTTTCATCCAGCGCTCACACCTCAGTTTTCCCATGAACGCTGGAGAAAATAATGCTCTATGGAAAGTCCGTGAGTCTTTGGTTCGCTACCTCGTGAAAAGCATCTCGATTAACAAGTCCAGCAGATCTTCCTGACCGATGACCGGCCGAAAGAAGAGCTCTGTGATGAGGCTCGGAGTGATGGTCTTTAAAGCAGACGCGGTGAGGAGGATTCGAGCAAATCGCCCTCGATCCTCGGGATGAAGAGGCACCAGGACCTCCTTCAGAGCGTGCTGAGCTTCATACTGCAGACCCTCGATGAACAGAGATGCCTTCAGACCCGGCACATCTGCAGATAGAAAATAATGCGTCAGTGCATTGTAAAATGTATGGCTAAACGCAATAATTCAGGgtacaaattataaataaataaagatggatagatcattttaaataattaaatatattttaataaaactgaattataaatatattgtttaattatatataatt is drawn from Onychostoma macrolepis isolate SWU-2019 chromosome 16, ASM1243209v1, whole genome shotgun sequence and contains these coding sequences:
- the kdf1a gene encoding keratinocyte differentiation factor 1, with amino-acid sequence MPGHSIGSHHKTRPHSSSRSRADGYRQSRTYSRDSSTSQETFKENYSEQPRSIDSQFPRKTHPLYANGRGSETLGFIPGSADSPQGTQACGSCASLGWSGCKALLCCILTCGLYGSRKPCLPANESSTDNPLKAEPEPKKPNGLALSNPTCGISLEPSKPRQLPSSGSFRYGDVYFAGKKVEYPVNSEAPPRRTRTAGKGDNNQRPISNTSIYSREDLDLDDLDDGGTDIDSLITKKLLELYKMHQIEQLAKCTSDVSFSRKTNEISDLINSIAQDYNLEEQEAECRLVHGVIRISTRNKSSKGYKSKDYKSHDAMQHTNGRRDGTLPDSGNETMTFTFSDGEPEVLVSELTPSDELARKMRGHSGKNYYSSSATDSSGAPLLR